One part of the Ictidomys tridecemlineatus isolate mIctTri1 chromosome 13, mIctTri1.hap1, whole genome shotgun sequence genome encodes these proteins:
- the Znf782 gene encoding zinc finger protein 782 isoform X4 translates to MMPYQCIASGPTYPSLSLLASCRQYSGGKTCELNLCEGRLLSIKGHTTILGEESFVCSKNVRALHCKEEVIQPQTIQNFGQDFQYKERGKTLLEKAALITSPVVHQKVKSYKFNTFGENQGDRSTFFISQSIHPKDKSHSELNESRNSFSRTTQRTDTGGKPFGHKSHIRGEQRINFEVKHFESKKNFSHNLPPQVHQRTHTTDKPADLNTCAETLSCQSIFNEHPRTHIRVKPCECDACGKSCSMDLCLMRPQKSQSGEKPYECPDCGKAFSEKARLRKHQRTHTGEKPYRCDGCEKSFSAKSGLRIHQRTHTGEKPFECHECGKSFNYKSILIVHQRTHTGEKPFECSECGKSFSHMSGLRNHRRTHTGERPYQCDECGKAFKLKSGLRKHHRTHTGEKPYKCNQCGKAFGQKSQLRGHNRIHTGEKPYTCSHCGEAFSQKSNLRVHHRTHTGEKPYKCDECGKTFRQKSNLRGHQRTHTGEKPYDCNECGKAFSEKSVLRKHQRTHTGEKPYTCTQCGEAFSQKSNLRVHQRTHTGEKPYKCDKCGKTFSQKSSLREHQKAHAGLNV, encoded by the coding sequence ATGATGCCTTATCAGTGTATTGCTTCTGGGCCTACTTACCCGAGCCTCAGCCTTTTGGCCTCTTGCCGTCAGTATTCAGGAGGAAAGACTTGTGAGCTTAACTTGTGTGAGGGGCGGCTCCTCAGTATTAAGGGTCACACAACTATACTTGGAGAGGAGTCTTTTGTCTGCAGTAAGAATGTGAGAGCTCTTCATTGTAAGGAGGAAGTTATTCAGCCTCAGACAATTCAGAATTTCGGGCAGGATTTTCAATATAAAGAACGAGGTAAAACTTTACTTGAAAAGGCTGCCCTCATTACTTCTCCTGTGGTCCACCAAAAGGTGAAATCGTATAAATTCAATACGTTTGGAGAAAACCAAGGTGACAGATCCACCTTTTTCATCTCCCAGAGCATTCATCCAAAGGACAAGAGTCACAGTGAGCTTAATGAAAGCAGGAATAGTTTCAGTAGGACCACCCAAAGAACTGACACAGGAGGAAAACCCTTTGGCCACAAATCCCACATTAGAGGAGAGCAGAGAATTAACTTTGAGGTGAAGCACtttgaatctaaaaaaaatttcagccATAATTTACCCCCGCAAGTGCATCAGAGAACTCACACAACAGATAAACCCGCTGACCTTAACACGTGTGCAGAAACATTAAGCTGCCAATCAATTTTTAATGAGCATCCAAGAACCCACATAAGGGTGAAACCCTGTGAGTGTGATGCATGTGGGAAATCCTGCTCTATGGATTTATGCCTGATGCGGCCTCAGAAAAGTCAGAGTGGGGAGAAACCTTATGAATGTCCTGACTGTGGGAAAGCTTTCAGTGAGAAGGCACGCCTAAGGAAACATCAGAGaactcacacaggagagaagccatACAGATGTGACGGATGTGAGAAGTCTTTCAGTGCAAAGTCAGGCCTCAGAATCCATCAAAGAACCCACACGGGGGAGAAACCCTTCGAATGTCATGAATGTGGGAAGTCTTTCAACTATAAGTCAATCCTCATAGTCCACCAGAGAACGCACACGGGAGAGAAACCCTTTGAATGCAGTGAATGTGGCAAGTCTTTCAGCCACATGTCAGGCCTTAGGAATCACCGGAGAACTCATACAGGGGAGAGACCCTATCAATGTGATGAGTGTGGGAAAGCTTTCAAACTGAAGTCAGGCCTAAGAAAGCACCACCGAACACACACAggggagaagccctacaaatgtaatcaGTGCGGAAAAGCTTTTGGACAGAAATCACAGCTTAGAGGGCACAACAGAATTCACACAGGGGAGAAACCCTACACCTGCAGTCACTGCGGGGAAGCGTTCAGTCAGAAGTCAAACCTCAGAGTACATCACAGAACTCACACTGGGGAGAAACCCTATAAATGTGATGAGTGTGGGAAAACCTTCAGGCAGAAATCAAATCTCCGAGGACACCAGAGAACTCACAccggggagaagccctatgactgtaatgaatgtggaaaagcttttagtGAGAAGTCAGTGCTGAGAAAGCACCAGCGGACTCACACGGGGGAGAAACCCTACACCTGTACTCAGTGTGGGGAAGCTTTCAGTCAGAAATCAAACCTCAGAGTACACCAGAGaactcacacaggagagaaaccttACAAATGTGATAAATGTGGGAAAACTTTCAGCCAGAAATCAAGCCTTAGAGAACATCAAAAAGCCCATGCAGGATTGAATGTATGA
- the Znf782 gene encoding zinc finger protein 782 isoform X2 produces MLSQEPQKMNTSQASVSFKDVTVELSPEEWQHMGPAQRTLYREVMLENYSHLVSVGFCFPKPELIFTLEQGEDPWSLEKEKGFLNWSSPEDSQPDKVSEKSPENQGKRLWQVLFTNRSLTTEQEIPEKPCNLEINIFPARMMPYQCIASGPTYPSLSLLASCRQYSGGKTCELNLCEGRLLSIKGHTTILGEESFVCSKNVRALHCKEEVIQPQTIQNFGQDFQYKERGKTLLEKAALITSPVVHQKVKSYKFNTFGENQGDRSTFFISQSIHPKDKSHSELNESRNSFSRTTQRTDTGGKPFGHKSHIRGEQRINFEVKHFESKKNFSHNLPPQVHQRTHTTDKPADLNTCAETLSCQSIFNEHPRTHIRVKPCECDACGKSCSMDLCLMRPQKSQSGEKPYECPDCGKAFSEKARLRKHQRTHTGEKPYRCDGCEKSFSAKSGLRIHQRTHTGEKPFECHECGKSFNYKSILIVHQRTHTGEKPFECSECGKSFSHMSGLRNHRRTHTGERPYQCDECGKAFKLKSGLRKHHRTHTGEKPYKCNQCGKAFGQKSQLRGHNRIHTGEKPYTCSHCGEAFSQKSNLRVHHRTHTGEKPYKCDECGKTFRQKSNLRGHQRTHTGEKPYDCNECGKAFSEKSVLRKHQRTHTGEKPYTCTQCGEAFSQKSNLRVHQRTHTGEKPYKCDKCGKTFSQKSSLREHQKAHAGLNV; encoded by the exons GGTTCTGCTTTCCCAAACCAGAACTGATCTTCACATTGGAACAAGGAGAAGATCCGTGGTCactagagaaagagaaaggattcCTAAACTGGAGTTCCCCTG aagaCTCACAACCTGATAAAGTCTCAGAAAAGAGCCCAGAAAATCAAGGCAAACGTTTGTGGCAAGTTTTGTTCACCAACAGATCATTGACTACAGAGCAAGAGATTCCAGAGAAACCATGTAAcctggaaataaatattttccctgcAAGAATGATGCCTTATCAGTGTATTGCTTCTGGGCCTACTTACCCGAGCCTCAGCCTTTTGGCCTCTTGCCGTCAGTATTCAGGAGGAAAGACTTGTGAGCTTAACTTGTGTGAGGGGCGGCTCCTCAGTATTAAGGGTCACACAACTATACTTGGAGAGGAGTCTTTTGTCTGCAGTAAGAATGTGAGAGCTCTTCATTGTAAGGAGGAAGTTATTCAGCCTCAGACAATTCAGAATTTCGGGCAGGATTTTCAATATAAAGAACGAGGTAAAACTTTACTTGAAAAGGCTGCCCTCATTACTTCTCCTGTGGTCCACCAAAAGGTGAAATCGTATAAATTCAATACGTTTGGAGAAAACCAAGGTGACAGATCCACCTTTTTCATCTCCCAGAGCATTCATCCAAAGGACAAGAGTCACAGTGAGCTTAATGAAAGCAGGAATAGTTTCAGTAGGACCACCCAAAGAACTGACACAGGAGGAAAACCCTTTGGCCACAAATCCCACATTAGAGGAGAGCAGAGAATTAACTTTGAGGTGAAGCACtttgaatctaaaaaaaatttcagccATAATTTACCCCCGCAAGTGCATCAGAGAACTCACACAACAGATAAACCCGCTGACCTTAACACGTGTGCAGAAACATTAAGCTGCCAATCAATTTTTAATGAGCATCCAAGAACCCACATAAGGGTGAAACCCTGTGAGTGTGATGCATGTGGGAAATCCTGCTCTATGGATTTATGCCTGATGCGGCCTCAGAAAAGTCAGAGTGGGGAGAAACCTTATGAATGTCCTGACTGTGGGAAAGCTTTCAGTGAGAAGGCACGCCTAAGGAAACATCAGAGaactcacacaggagagaagccatACAGATGTGACGGATGTGAGAAGTCTTTCAGTGCAAAGTCAGGCCTCAGAATCCATCAAAGAACCCACACGGGGGAGAAACCCTTCGAATGTCATGAATGTGGGAAGTCTTTCAACTATAAGTCAATCCTCATAGTCCACCAGAGAACGCACACGGGAGAGAAACCCTTTGAATGCAGTGAATGTGGCAAGTCTTTCAGCCACATGTCAGGCCTTAGGAATCACCGGAGAACTCATACAGGGGAGAGACCCTATCAATGTGATGAGTGTGGGAAAGCTTTCAAACTGAAGTCAGGCCTAAGAAAGCACCACCGAACACACACAggggagaagccctacaaatgtaatcaGTGCGGAAAAGCTTTTGGACAGAAATCACAGCTTAGAGGGCACAACAGAATTCACACAGGGGAGAAACCCTACACCTGCAGTCACTGCGGGGAAGCGTTCAGTCAGAAGTCAAACCTCAGAGTACATCACAGAACTCACACTGGGGAGAAACCCTATAAATGTGATGAGTGTGGGAAAACCTTCAGGCAGAAATCAAATCTCCGAGGACACCAGAGAACTCACAccggggagaagccctatgactgtaatgaatgtggaaaagcttttagtGAGAAGTCAGTGCTGAGAAAGCACCAGCGGACTCACACGGGGGAGAAACCCTACACCTGTACTCAGTGTGGGGAAGCTTTCAGTCAGAAATCAAACCTCAGAGTACACCAGAGaactcacacaggagagaaaccttACAAATGTGATAAATGTGGGAAAACTTTCAGCCAGAAATCAAGCCTTAGAGAACATCAAAAAGCCCATGCAGGATTGAATGTATGA
- the Znf782 gene encoding zinc finger protein 782 isoform X1, producing MLSQEPQKMNTSQASVSFKDVTVELSPEEWQHMGPAQRTLYREVMLENYSHLVSVGFCFPKPELIFTLEQGEDPWSLEKEKGFLNWSSPADTTSLLVCGAEDRTQAACMPEDSQPDKVSEKSPENQGKRLWQVLFTNRSLTTEQEIPEKPCNLEINIFPARMMPYQCIASGPTYPSLSLLASCRQYSGGKTCELNLCEGRLLSIKGHTTILGEESFVCSKNVRALHCKEEVIQPQTIQNFGQDFQYKERGKTLLEKAALITSPVVHQKVKSYKFNTFGENQGDRSTFFISQSIHPKDKSHSELNESRNSFSRTTQRTDTGGKPFGHKSHIRGEQRINFEVKHFESKKNFSHNLPPQVHQRTHTTDKPADLNTCAETLSCQSIFNEHPRTHIRVKPCECDACGKSCSMDLCLMRPQKSQSGEKPYECPDCGKAFSEKARLRKHQRTHTGEKPYRCDGCEKSFSAKSGLRIHQRTHTGEKPFECHECGKSFNYKSILIVHQRTHTGEKPFECSECGKSFSHMSGLRNHRRTHTGERPYQCDECGKAFKLKSGLRKHHRTHTGEKPYKCNQCGKAFGQKSQLRGHNRIHTGEKPYTCSHCGEAFSQKSNLRVHHRTHTGEKPYKCDECGKTFRQKSNLRGHQRTHTGEKPYDCNECGKAFSEKSVLRKHQRTHTGEKPYTCTQCGEAFSQKSNLRVHQRTHTGEKPYKCDKCGKTFSQKSSLREHQKAHAGLNV from the exons GGTTCTGCTTTCCCAAACCAGAACTGATCTTCACATTGGAACAAGGAGAAGATCCGTGGTCactagagaaagagaaaggattcCTAAACTGGAGTTCCCCTG ctgacacaacatctttgttggtgtgtggtgctgaggatcgaacccaggccgcatgcatgccag aagaCTCACAACCTGATAAAGTCTCAGAAAAGAGCCCAGAAAATCAAGGCAAACGTTTGTGGCAAGTTTTGTTCACCAACAGATCATTGACTACAGAGCAAGAGATTCCAGAGAAACCATGTAAcctggaaataaatattttccctgcAAGAATGATGCCTTATCAGTGTATTGCTTCTGGGCCTACTTACCCGAGCCTCAGCCTTTTGGCCTCTTGCCGTCAGTATTCAGGAGGAAAGACTTGTGAGCTTAACTTGTGTGAGGGGCGGCTCCTCAGTATTAAGGGTCACACAACTATACTTGGAGAGGAGTCTTTTGTCTGCAGTAAGAATGTGAGAGCTCTTCATTGTAAGGAGGAAGTTATTCAGCCTCAGACAATTCAGAATTTCGGGCAGGATTTTCAATATAAAGAACGAGGTAAAACTTTACTTGAAAAGGCTGCCCTCATTACTTCTCCTGTGGTCCACCAAAAGGTGAAATCGTATAAATTCAATACGTTTGGAGAAAACCAAGGTGACAGATCCACCTTTTTCATCTCCCAGAGCATTCATCCAAAGGACAAGAGTCACAGTGAGCTTAATGAAAGCAGGAATAGTTTCAGTAGGACCACCCAAAGAACTGACACAGGAGGAAAACCCTTTGGCCACAAATCCCACATTAGAGGAGAGCAGAGAATTAACTTTGAGGTGAAGCACtttgaatctaaaaaaaatttcagccATAATTTACCCCCGCAAGTGCATCAGAGAACTCACACAACAGATAAACCCGCTGACCTTAACACGTGTGCAGAAACATTAAGCTGCCAATCAATTTTTAATGAGCATCCAAGAACCCACATAAGGGTGAAACCCTGTGAGTGTGATGCATGTGGGAAATCCTGCTCTATGGATTTATGCCTGATGCGGCCTCAGAAAAGTCAGAGTGGGGAGAAACCTTATGAATGTCCTGACTGTGGGAAAGCTTTCAGTGAGAAGGCACGCCTAAGGAAACATCAGAGaactcacacaggagagaagccatACAGATGTGACGGATGTGAGAAGTCTTTCAGTGCAAAGTCAGGCCTCAGAATCCATCAAAGAACCCACACGGGGGAGAAACCCTTCGAATGTCATGAATGTGGGAAGTCTTTCAACTATAAGTCAATCCTCATAGTCCACCAGAGAACGCACACGGGAGAGAAACCCTTTGAATGCAGTGAATGTGGCAAGTCTTTCAGCCACATGTCAGGCCTTAGGAATCACCGGAGAACTCATACAGGGGAGAGACCCTATCAATGTGATGAGTGTGGGAAAGCTTTCAAACTGAAGTCAGGCCTAAGAAAGCACCACCGAACACACACAggggagaagccctacaaatgtaatcaGTGCGGAAAAGCTTTTGGACAGAAATCACAGCTTAGAGGGCACAACAGAATTCACACAGGGGAGAAACCCTACACCTGCAGTCACTGCGGGGAAGCGTTCAGTCAGAAGTCAAACCTCAGAGTACATCACAGAACTCACACTGGGGAGAAACCCTATAAATGTGATGAGTGTGGGAAAACCTTCAGGCAGAAATCAAATCTCCGAGGACACCAGAGAACTCACAccggggagaagccctatgactgtaatgaatgtggaaaagcttttagtGAGAAGTCAGTGCTGAGAAAGCACCAGCGGACTCACACGGGGGAGAAACCCTACACCTGTACTCAGTGTGGGGAAGCTTTCAGTCAGAAATCAAACCTCAGAGTACACCAGAGaactcacacaggagagaaaccttACAAATGTGATAAATGTGGGAAAACTTTCAGCCAGAAATCAAGCCTTAGAGAACATCAAAAAGCCCATGCAGGATTGAATGTATGA
- the Znf782 gene encoding zinc finger protein 782 isoform X3, which yields MGPAQRTLYREVMLENYSHLVSVGFCFPKPELIFTLEQGEDPWSLEKEKGFLNWSSPADTTSLLVCGAEDRTQAACMPEDSQPDKVSEKSPENQGKRLWQVLFTNRSLTTEQEIPEKPCNLEINIFPARMMPYQCIASGPTYPSLSLLASCRQYSGGKTCELNLCEGRLLSIKGHTTILGEESFVCSKNVRALHCKEEVIQPQTIQNFGQDFQYKERGKTLLEKAALITSPVVHQKVKSYKFNTFGENQGDRSTFFISQSIHPKDKSHSELNESRNSFSRTTQRTDTGGKPFGHKSHIRGEQRINFEVKHFESKKNFSHNLPPQVHQRTHTTDKPADLNTCAETLSCQSIFNEHPRTHIRVKPCECDACGKSCSMDLCLMRPQKSQSGEKPYECPDCGKAFSEKARLRKHQRTHTGEKPYRCDGCEKSFSAKSGLRIHQRTHTGEKPFECHECGKSFNYKSILIVHQRTHTGEKPFECSECGKSFSHMSGLRNHRRTHTGERPYQCDECGKAFKLKSGLRKHHRTHTGEKPYKCNQCGKAFGQKSQLRGHNRIHTGEKPYTCSHCGEAFSQKSNLRVHHRTHTGEKPYKCDECGKTFRQKSNLRGHQRTHTGEKPYDCNECGKAFSEKSVLRKHQRTHTGEKPYTCTQCGEAFSQKSNLRVHQRTHTGEKPYKCDKCGKTFSQKSSLREHQKAHAGLNV from the exons GGTTCTGCTTTCCCAAACCAGAACTGATCTTCACATTGGAACAAGGAGAAGATCCGTGGTCactagagaaagagaaaggattcCTAAACTGGAGTTCCCCTG ctgacacaacatctttgttggtgtgtggtgctgaggatcgaacccaggccgcatgcatgccag aagaCTCACAACCTGATAAAGTCTCAGAAAAGAGCCCAGAAAATCAAGGCAAACGTTTGTGGCAAGTTTTGTTCACCAACAGATCATTGACTACAGAGCAAGAGATTCCAGAGAAACCATGTAAcctggaaataaatattttccctgcAAGAATGATGCCTTATCAGTGTATTGCTTCTGGGCCTACTTACCCGAGCCTCAGCCTTTTGGCCTCTTGCCGTCAGTATTCAGGAGGAAAGACTTGTGAGCTTAACTTGTGTGAGGGGCGGCTCCTCAGTATTAAGGGTCACACAACTATACTTGGAGAGGAGTCTTTTGTCTGCAGTAAGAATGTGAGAGCTCTTCATTGTAAGGAGGAAGTTATTCAGCCTCAGACAATTCAGAATTTCGGGCAGGATTTTCAATATAAAGAACGAGGTAAAACTTTACTTGAAAAGGCTGCCCTCATTACTTCTCCTGTGGTCCACCAAAAGGTGAAATCGTATAAATTCAATACGTTTGGAGAAAACCAAGGTGACAGATCCACCTTTTTCATCTCCCAGAGCATTCATCCAAAGGACAAGAGTCACAGTGAGCTTAATGAAAGCAGGAATAGTTTCAGTAGGACCACCCAAAGAACTGACACAGGAGGAAAACCCTTTGGCCACAAATCCCACATTAGAGGAGAGCAGAGAATTAACTTTGAGGTGAAGCACtttgaatctaaaaaaaatttcagccATAATTTACCCCCGCAAGTGCATCAGAGAACTCACACAACAGATAAACCCGCTGACCTTAACACGTGTGCAGAAACATTAAGCTGCCAATCAATTTTTAATGAGCATCCAAGAACCCACATAAGGGTGAAACCCTGTGAGTGTGATGCATGTGGGAAATCCTGCTCTATGGATTTATGCCTGATGCGGCCTCAGAAAAGTCAGAGTGGGGAGAAACCTTATGAATGTCCTGACTGTGGGAAAGCTTTCAGTGAGAAGGCACGCCTAAGGAAACATCAGAGaactcacacaggagagaagccatACAGATGTGACGGATGTGAGAAGTCTTTCAGTGCAAAGTCAGGCCTCAGAATCCATCAAAGAACCCACACGGGGGAGAAACCCTTCGAATGTCATGAATGTGGGAAGTCTTTCAACTATAAGTCAATCCTCATAGTCCACCAGAGAACGCACACGGGAGAGAAACCCTTTGAATGCAGTGAATGTGGCAAGTCTTTCAGCCACATGTCAGGCCTTAGGAATCACCGGAGAACTCATACAGGGGAGAGACCCTATCAATGTGATGAGTGTGGGAAAGCTTTCAAACTGAAGTCAGGCCTAAGAAAGCACCACCGAACACACACAggggagaagccctacaaatgtaatcaGTGCGGAAAAGCTTTTGGACAGAAATCACAGCTTAGAGGGCACAACAGAATTCACACAGGGGAGAAACCCTACACCTGCAGTCACTGCGGGGAAGCGTTCAGTCAGAAGTCAAACCTCAGAGTACATCACAGAACTCACACTGGGGAGAAACCCTATAAATGTGATGAGTGTGGGAAAACCTTCAGGCAGAAATCAAATCTCCGAGGACACCAGAGAACTCACAccggggagaagccctatgactgtaatgaatgtggaaaagcttttagtGAGAAGTCAGTGCTGAGAAAGCACCAGCGGACTCACACGGGGGAGAAACCCTACACCTGTACTCAGTGTGGGGAAGCTTTCAGTCAGAAATCAAACCTCAGAGTACACCAGAGaactcacacaggagagaaaccttACAAATGTGATAAATGTGGGAAAACTTTCAGCCAGAAATCAAGCCTTAGAGAACATCAAAAAGCCCATGCAGGATTGAATGTATGA